A single Candidatus Poribacteria bacterium DNA region contains:
- a CDS encoding tetratricopeptide repeat protein, with the protein MRNSFYPFISIVLILIACGGDPTIERGKAFLETGDPTAAIQQFEAALKQNPSNVEAYYQLGLAYEGLGDTTQAVNAFRGAAKLAPKRAEIPLALGRVYWYSGNRSLARAELQNLLSGSPKQEILLQIAGITGDAYHVQRIRTEGSDDYEQTFTEKGNMMTFTAKYTDDYSPAISPDGKWLAFASNRLQNAELYLMDIKTRTLQQLTHTDELDEYMPAFSPDGQSIAFVSERTRGGMMLPPVQASGSDPSTATIYLMDIDGRNQRPLIDIEGAQRAPVFSPDGQKIAFESKAPTQGTESGPGSTENNATLEIYVIHIDGTNKKQLTHNDVDDGHPTWAPNGKQIAFTGMVDDIYQLFSVKAGGGPVNQLTFESASHYHPTFSPNGKRIIYVSNAHNRYTLWTMNADGTNKTQLTNHIGAHFEPSLSKDGKTLVFSSDRSDHMRIYLMDLAKPVQTEELKARLADF; encoded by the coding sequence ATGCGCAACTCTTTCTACCCATTCATTTCTATAGTCTTAATCCTGATCGCGTGCGGCGGGGATCCCACCATTGAGCGCGGCAAAGCGTTCCTTGAAACGGGGGATCCGACTGCCGCCATTCAGCAGTTCGAGGCGGCACTTAAGCAGAATCCTTCCAACGTCGAGGCTTACTATCAGCTCGGTTTAGCGTATGAAGGATTAGGGGACACTACGCAAGCAGTCAATGCTTTCAGAGGTGCTGCAAAGTTGGCACCGAAACGTGCAGAAATACCGCTCGCACTCGGGCGCGTTTATTGGTACAGCGGTAACCGCTCCCTTGCACGCGCGGAACTTCAAAATCTGCTGAGCGGTTCCCCAAAACAGGAAATCCTCCTTCAGATAGCCGGTATCACAGGGGATGCCTACCACGTCCAGCGGATTCGCACCGAAGGCAGCGACGACTATGAGCAAACCTTCACTGAAAAAGGGAACATGATGACGTTTACTGCAAAGTATACCGACGATTATAGTCCCGCAATTTCACCGGATGGAAAATGGCTCGCCTTCGCCTCGAATCGTCTCCAGAACGCTGAGTTGTATCTCATGGATATCAAAACTCGCACTCTACAGCAGCTGACGCATACGGATGAGCTTGACGAATACATGCCCGCTTTCTCTCCTGATGGTCAATCTATTGCCTTCGTTTCAGAACGCACGCGTGGCGGTATGATGCTCCCACCTGTCCAAGCGAGCGGTTCCGATCCAAGCACTGCCACTATCTATCTCATGGATATCGATGGGAGAAACCAACGCCCGCTCATCGATATAGAGGGCGCGCAACGCGCCCCTGTCTTTTCACCTGATGGACAAAAAATCGCTTTTGAATCCAAAGCCCCTACGCAAGGAACCGAGAGCGGTCCCGGAAGTACCGAGAACAATGCCACATTAGAAATCTACGTCATTCATATTGATGGCACGAACAAGAAGCAACTGACACATAACGATGTAGACGATGGGCATCCAACGTGGGCACCCAATGGAAAGCAGATCGCCTTCACTGGAATGGTAGACGACATCTACCAACTTTTCAGCGTCAAGGCAGGAGGAGGTCCGGTAAATCAGTTAACTTTTGAGAGCGCGAGCCACTATCACCCCACCTTTAGTCCGAATGGCAAACGGATCATCTATGTCTCGAACGCACATAACCGTTATACGCTCTGGACGATGAACGCAGATGGCACAAACAAAACTCAGCTCACAAACCACATCGGTGCCCATTTTGAACCGAGTCTCTCAAAGGACGGAAAAACGCTTGTATTTAGTTCTGATCGTTCGGATCACATGCGAATCTATCTCATGGATTTGGCAAAACCCGTCCAAACAGAGGAGTTGAAAGCAAGACTCGCAGATTTTTAA
- the efp gene encoding elongation factor P, with product MAALNDLRNGLVIRLNDTIYTIVSCEHVKPGKGGAFARTKIKRVSDGAVLDRTFRSNENVETVRLMDHDMQYMYRDDDVLWFMDNETFEQHSLPVDLIGDDLKFLKEGETVTVKMEGIIPLAVELPNFVELQIVETDPGLRGDTVSGGSKRATLETGGVVNVPLFVQNETRIKVDTRTGKYVERI from the coding sequence ATGGCCGCACTTAACGATTTACGCAACGGGTTGGTTATCCGACTCAACGATACGATTTACACCATAGTTAGTTGTGAACACGTCAAGCCAGGGAAGGGCGGTGCTTTCGCACGGACCAAAATCAAACGTGTTTCCGACGGTGCCGTCTTGGACAGGACGTTTCGTTCCAATGAAAATGTCGAGACCGTCAGACTCATGGACCACGATATGCAGTATATGTACCGCGATGATGATGTATTGTGGTTTATGGACAATGAAACATTTGAACAACACTCACTCCCTGTAGATCTCATTGGAGATGACTTGAAGTTCCTAAAGGAGGGTGAAACTGTCACCGTCAAAATGGAAGGGATAATCCCACTCGCTGTTGAACTCCCGAACTTCGTTGAGCTTCAGATTGTTGAGACCGATCCAGGATTACGAGGTGATACTGTCAGCGGCGGTTCAAAGCGCGCCACACTTGAAACGGGTGGTGTCGTCAATGTTCCTTTGTTCGTTCAGAATGAAACACGTATTAAGGTTGACACGCGCACCGGAAAATATGTAGAAAGGATATAG
- a CDS encoding ribonuclease PH, whose product MKTREDGRGADELRLVTIKRHYIKHAEGSVLIATGDTRVICTASVIDQQPRFMRAQRIRNKGWVTAEYSMLPRSTSERMQREATRGGVSGRTQEIQRLIGRSLRAAVDLNALEEHTVWVDCDVIQADGGTRTASITGAFIALWDACQELVKNKRIKNFPITDNIAATSVGLISGQPMLDLCYTEDSTADVDMNIVMTGSGKFIEIQGTAEEKPFSRADYDQMLDLAVGGIQQLIRLQNRMMLENLDEARIGDA is encoded by the coding sequence ATGAAAACCAGAGAGGATGGACGCGGAGCAGATGAATTGCGTCTTGTCACCATCAAACGACACTATATTAAACATGCAGAAGGCTCTGTGCTCATCGCAACGGGTGATACCCGTGTTATATGCACTGCTTCTGTGATTGACCAACAGCCACGTTTCATGCGTGCCCAGCGTATCAGAAATAAGGGATGGGTGACGGCAGAGTACTCCATGTTACCCCGCTCTACTTCTGAACGGATGCAACGTGAGGCAACCCGTGGCGGTGTCAGTGGAAGAACACAGGAGATCCAACGTCTTATCGGTCGTTCCTTACGCGCCGCTGTGGATTTAAACGCCTTGGAAGAACACACAGTTTGGGTTGATTGTGACGTTATTCAGGCTGATGGTGGGACACGCACGGCATCCATCACGGGTGCCTTCATCGCGCTCTGGGATGCCTGCCAAGAACTCGTTAAAAACAAAAGAATTAAAAATTTTCCTATTACCGATAACATTGCCGCTACAAGTGTTGGCCTTATCAGCGGTCAACCGATGTTAGATCTCTGCTATACGGAAGACTCAACGGCGGATGTTGATATGAACATTGTTATGACAGGGAGTGGGAAATTTATAGAGATACAAGGCACAGCAGAAGAAAAGCCCTTTTCGCGTGCCGATTATGATCAAATGCTGGATCTTGCCGTTGGAGGTATACAGCAACTCATCCGACTTCAGAATCGGATGATGTTGGAGAATTTAGATGAAGCTCGTATTGGCGACGCGTAA
- the accC gene encoding acetyl-CoA carboxylase biotin carboxylase subunit codes for MIKKILIANRGEIAVRIIRACKDMGIKTVAIYSTADEDALHVKQADEAYCIGPPPSSESYLKYSNIITVADYANVNAIHPGAGFLSEDAQFAEICEAHQIEFIGPSVADLATMGDKVKARETVAKAGLKLIPGSQGGRRKNSKKGTVDTAEDAAQLAEKIGYPVGIKAVAGGGGRGIRIAENQPSLLNLFHTAKAEGEAAFGNGDVYIEKWIEEARHIEVQILGDTHGNVVHLGERECSIQRKQQKLLEEAPAASIPAKLRNEICKAAAKAAKAVGYTNAGTIEFVVDTDENFYFLEMNTRIQVEHTVTESITGIDLIKEQIRLAMGEELGYNQSDIQIQGHAIECRINAEDPANQFMPSPGLVTAYHPPGGIGIRVDGYLYTGYTVPSHYDSLVAKLIAIGRDREEAIARLKRALSEFEIEGIKTTIPLFQNILNDERFHSGTIFTNFLETLF; via the coding sequence ATGATAAAAAAAATACTCATAGCAAATCGCGGTGAGATCGCTGTTCGCATCATCCGTGCATGCAAAGATATGGGGATTAAAACAGTAGCGATCTATTCAACCGCTGATGAAGACGCCCTACACGTTAAACAGGCTGACGAGGCATACTGTATTGGTCCACCCCCCTCATCTGAAAGTTATCTCAAATACTCGAATATTATCACTGTTGCGGATTATGCGAATGTGAACGCGATCCATCCTGGGGCAGGTTTTCTGTCTGAGGACGCACAATTCGCCGAAATTTGTGAAGCACATCAAATAGAGTTTATTGGACCTTCTGTCGCGGATCTTGCCACGATGGGTGACAAAGTGAAGGCGCGCGAAACTGTCGCAAAAGCAGGACTGAAACTTATCCCCGGCAGCCAAGGCGGTAGACGTAAAAATAGCAAAAAAGGGACAGTTGACACCGCTGAGGATGCCGCACAACTCGCTGAGAAAATCGGGTATCCTGTCGGAATTAAAGCTGTGGCAGGTGGTGGCGGTCGCGGCATACGAATCGCTGAAAATCAGCCGAGTCTACTTAATCTTTTTCACACCGCGAAGGCAGAGGGTGAGGCGGCGTTTGGTAATGGCGATGTTTACATTGAAAAATGGATTGAGGAAGCACGGCATATCGAAGTCCAAATCCTTGGCGATACACACGGCAACGTTGTCCACTTGGGAGAACGGGAATGCTCCATCCAACGCAAACAGCAGAAACTCTTAGAAGAGGCACCCGCTGCCTCTATCCCCGCCAAACTCCGCAACGAGATTTGTAAAGCTGCCGCAAAAGCCGCAAAAGCGGTTGGTTACACAAATGCTGGAACCATTGAGTTTGTTGTAGATACAGATGAGAATTTCTATTTTTTGGAAATGAATACGCGAATTCAAGTCGAGCATACTGTCACTGAGAGTATCACCGGCATTGATCTCATCAAAGAACAGATTCGGCTTGCGATGGGAGAGGAACTCGGATATAACCAATCCGATATTCAGATCCAAGGACACGCCATTGAATGCCGAATTAATGCCGAGGATCCCGCAAATCAGTTTATGCCTTCACCCGGGCTCGTCACAGCCTACCATCCTCCGGGTGGTATCGGCATTCGGGTTGATGGGTATCTCTACACGGGATATACTGTTCCCTCACACTACGATTCACTTGTGGCGAAACTCATCGCAATTGGCAGAGATCGAGAAGAGGCAATTGCTCGGTTGAAACGCGCATTGTCTGAATTCGAAATTGAAGGCATAAAAACCACGATTCCGCTCTTCCAGAATATTCTCAACGATGAACGCTTTCACAGTGGAACCATTTTTACGAATTTCTTAGAAACACTTTTTTAA
- a CDS encoding CRTAC1 family protein yields the protein MRSLNKPIACNIGAGGFEQRASMSKRTSLLHKVKLKFLITLAIVVLTSTTLQAVTFVDVTNEAGIQFEHSSGTRSSLLPEDMGSGAGFADIDNDGDIDLYIVNIPGPFTPNGETHKGNTNVLYRNNGDGTFTDITRAAGVGHQGYGMGCVFADYDGDADLDLYLTNYGENVLYRNNGNATFTDVTEVAGVGCELWSTGAAFADIDNDTDLDLYVCNYVTYDLEQLEQMKAESLQSGKPVPSALNPHVFEPQDNVFYRNNGDGTFSDATEETGTAAVGGRSMQAIFSDFDNDNDLDLYVANDTTTNHIYRNEGSGSFTDVSTESWAADFRGSMGLTAGDYDADGDIDLFMSHWVDEENALYRNLLAEDGNTQQIRFVDESYTALLAEESIKQIGWGTTLFDYDNDGDLDIFVTNGSTFQELRQPEVLIPQADMLFRNERDGTFTDVSESAGIAALPIRVGRGAAFGDYDNDGDVDIFIVNNHAPPTFLRNEGGNRNNWVYVRLVGVGANRDAIGAKIQIKTADQTQVREIYAGESYMSANSLIAEFGVGNATQIETLQVTWQNGETQKIHNVPANQRIQITQE from the coding sequence ATGCGCTCTTTAAACAAACCCATAGCCTGCAACATCGGTGCTGGTGGATTTGAGCAACGTGCTTCAATGTCCAAACGTACTTCGTTACTCCACAAGGTAAAATTAAAATTCTTGATCACGCTTGCGATAGTTGTATTAACATCCACGACGTTACAGGCGGTTACATTTGTCGATGTCACAAACGAAGCCGGCATCCAGTTTGAGCATTCAAGCGGAACCCGTTCCAGCTTACTCCCAGAAGATATGGGCTCCGGCGCGGGGTTTGCCGATATAGACAATGACGGGGACATTGATCTTTACATCGTTAATATTCCCGGTCCCTTCACACCAAATGGAGAAACTCATAAAGGAAACACCAATGTTCTGTATCGTAATAACGGTGATGGTACTTTCACGGACATCACGCGTGCCGCAGGTGTTGGACATCAAGGATACGGGATGGGATGCGTTTTCGCAGATTACGACGGTGATGCCGACCTCGACCTTTACCTAACCAATTATGGTGAGAATGTCTTGTATCGTAACAACGGGAACGCCACCTTTACCGATGTTACGGAAGTCGCCGGTGTCGGTTGCGAATTGTGGAGTACCGGTGCCGCCTTTGCAGACATAGATAACGACACCGATTTAGACCTCTACGTTTGCAATTATGTCACCTATGACTTAGAACAGTTAGAACAGATGAAGGCAGAGTCTCTACAATCTGGAAAACCCGTACCGAGTGCCCTAAATCCGCACGTCTTTGAACCGCAGGATAACGTCTTCTATCGTAACAATGGGGATGGTACTTTTAGCGATGCAACCGAGGAAACAGGAACAGCGGCGGTAGGTGGTAGAAGCATGCAAGCCATCTTTAGCGATTTTGATAACGATAACGATCTGGACCTTTATGTCGCGAACGATACCACTACGAACCATATTTATCGCAACGAGGGCAGTGGAAGTTTCACGGATGTCAGCACCGAGTCGTGGGCGGCAGATTTTCGCGGTTCTATGGGGCTCACCGCTGGCGATTACGACGCTGACGGCGATATCGATCTCTTTATGAGCCATTGGGTAGACGAGGAAAACGCCCTCTATAGAAATTTGCTTGCAGAGGATGGAAACACGCAACAAATTCGATTTGTAGATGAATCTTATACCGCCTTGCTTGCTGAAGAAAGCATCAAACAGATTGGATGGGGGACCACCCTCTTTGACTACGACAACGATGGGGACTTAGATATCTTCGTGACGAACGGCAGCACTTTCCAAGAACTTAGACAACCAGAGGTGCTTATCCCTCAGGCTGATATGTTGTTCCGAAATGAGAGAGACGGCACATTCACCGATGTAAGTGAAAGTGCTGGAATTGCAGCACTCCCTATCCGAGTCGGTCGCGGTGCAGCATTTGGAGATTATGATAATGACGGCGATGTTGATATTTTCATCGTTAACAACCATGCCCCACCGACATTCTTGCGGAATGAGGGCGGAAATCGCAACAATTGGGTCTATGTCAGACTCGTTGGAGTAGGCGCGAATCGGGATGCTATCGGCGCGAAAATTCAGATAAAAACGGCGGATCAGACGCAGGTCCGAGAGATTTACGCCGGTGAGAGTTACATGTCCGCTAACAGTCTCATCGCGGAATTTGGCGTGGGAAATGCGACACAAATTGAGACCTTACAGGTTACGTGGCAAAACGGAGAAACGCAGAAAATTCATAATGTTCCAGCAAACCAACGAATCCAAATAACACAGGAATAG
- the rdgB gene encoding RdgB/HAM1 family non-canonical purine NTP pyrophosphatase, protein MKLVLATRNQGKVRELTNLLCGTAGSEQQIEVISLENYPNAPEVVEDGKTYRENALKKASIIAEYTSHPTLADDAGLEVDALGGAPGINSKRWAGEDATDDIRIAKLLQLLEGVPNRRARFIAAIAVVHPNSKSEVVLGVCEGHIKHDPAGEDGFGYDPVFVPDGYNQTFAELGEEIKNRISHRAKALEQAIALL, encoded by the coding sequence ATGAAGCTCGTATTGGCGACGCGTAACCAAGGTAAAGTCAGAGAACTGACAAACCTGCTTTGTGGTACAGCAGGTTCCGAGCAACAGATCGAAGTAATCTCTTTAGAAAATTATCCAAATGCCCCAGAGGTAGTTGAGGATGGGAAAACGTATAGGGAGAATGCCCTTAAGAAGGCATCCATTATTGCTGAGTATACGTCCCATCCCACCCTCGCTGACGATGCGGGGCTGGAGGTAGATGCTCTTGGCGGTGCGCCTGGCATTAACTCCAAACGTTGGGCGGGTGAAGACGCAACGGATGACATCCGTATTGCCAAACTCCTTCAGTTACTTGAAGGGGTCCCCAATCGTCGGGCACGGTTCATCGCTGCGATTGCGGTAGTCCATCCAAATTCCAAATCTGAAGTAGTTCTTGGTGTTTGTGAGGGACATATCAAGCATGATCCTGCCGGAGAGGACGGTTTCGGTTATGATCCTGTATTTGTACCCGATGGTTATAATCAGACTTTCGCAGAATTAGGAGAAGAAATAAAAAATCGGATTAGTCACAGAGCAAAGGCGTTAGAACAAGCAATTGCTTTGCTTTAA
- a CDS encoding phytanoyl-CoA dioxygenase family protein, translating to MNFEPNALIEVPKIISDEQIQSFIQDGYLVVPDLLSLDEVEELRQDTVTLAKGGYPCDSLQPLPEEIADDEAVGRILCIHQPHFVSPIIEKYVKHPKICGILSQITAAHLPYWDGSVKCMQSMLFVKPPDFQGQAWHQDEFYIPTRDRSLIGAWTAMDDATIENGCLWVLPGSHRRGYLYPQRYHEDPDEFDFAWESYGFDDTDEVPVEVTTGTLVFFNGYLLHRSRKNRGDTYRRVLVNHYCNSWSLLPWSIQDGERPASADRRCIIPVSGVDPYAWKGYDPPSNNVSLRTCKAVDELEPLDAS from the coding sequence ATGAACTTTGAACCGAACGCACTGATTGAAGTGCCAAAGATTATATCTGACGAGCAGATCCAATCTTTCATCCAAGACGGTTATCTCGTTGTTCCGGATCTGCTTTCTCTGGATGAGGTAGAGGAATTGCGGCAGGACACTGTTACGCTTGCCAAAGGTGGATACCCGTGTGACAGTCTCCAACCACTTCCTGAGGAGATCGCCGATGACGAGGCTGTGGGACGGATACTTTGTATTCATCAACCTCATTTTGTCAGTCCAATTATTGAAAAGTACGTCAAGCACCCGAAAATCTGTGGTATCCTGAGTCAGATAACTGCTGCGCATTTGCCTTACTGGGATGGAAGCGTCAAGTGTATGCAGTCGATGCTCTTTGTGAAACCCCCAGATTTCCAAGGTCAGGCATGGCATCAGGACGAATTTTACATTCCGACCCGCGATCGTTCCTTGATTGGCGCGTGGACGGCAATGGACGATGCAACCATAGAAAATGGATGTTTATGGGTGCTTCCCGGCTCGCACCGTCGAGGCTATCTCTATCCGCAGAGATACCACGAGGACCCAGATGAGTTCGATTTTGCGTGGGAGAGTTATGGATTTGATGACACAGATGAGGTCCCCGTTGAAGTTACCACTGGCACATTAGTGTTTTTTAACGGTTATCTACTCCACCGTTCTCGTAAAAACCGTGGAGATACATATCGCAGGGTTTTGGTGAACCATTACTGCAATTCATGGTCGTTGTTACCTTGGTCAATTCAGGACGGAGAGCGTCCCGCCAGTGCCGATCGCCGATGCATCATTCCGGTCTCTGGCGTCGATCCTTATGCGTGGAAAGGTTACGATCCACCGTCTAACAACGTCTCCCTGCGGACCTGCAAAGCCGTTGATGAACTGGAGCCTTTAGATGCAAGCTAA
- a CDS encoding VWA domain-containing protein, with product MFGLGILAPLFAIAGIVGASIPLILHLLNRERARRLVFGTIRFIQMSHQTNVRRHKLKRLLLLLMRILMLALLGFAFARPFFAEAPIIAQKTGGKRNAIIILDTSYSMQYEEVFENAKREGIKILDGLDATDAACLMLSSDDGRVVAPLGSEFPHIRAALNDAEATYKPTDYLDALQTADEILASIPIGEKQVYLIADMQKRGWENFIETDKLNPDVQIQFIDVHPEQPHNFAITDLNVPPVILKEQKASYLVARVRNFSDTAVENLPVRLFIDGNMIHTVQLDIEPDDLADAAFRVDFQDEATHTGWVELPEDSLGADNKRYFTLQSLRSIKVHAVSDKPRTQSPNQNLHGQTIETFFMKRALTAGSDAVPIDFTESSSVPGATTLNRTDVLILANVAQLSSNEAQRVAAYVTSGGGLIVTVGDNINADVYEQRLGGEIGLMPCNFVRPVGDAFDRQQFRVLATVKYEHPIFAPFKEPNHGDFGKARFYRIFQAVPTGTTAIVIASYDDGSPALFEKPYGNLGRVLCFTSTIDREWNDLPIRAVYLPFLHESIKYLALKDAETLPDYRVGDTIKLKVSETENERITRNGEIAIFNPNNVETRLGQNKDATPTAENTPQNSVLYTDTAIPGIYSVHRSGTEVTDYFVVNVDTSESDLAARDVEELTSMLKGTADELVENKPTAELVAQYNEDVEKNQNVWIYLMLAVFALAITEMFLANRF from the coding sequence ATGTTTGGATTAGGAATTTTAGCCCCTTTATTCGCGATAGCAGGTATTGTAGGTGCCTCAATTCCACTCATCTTGCACCTGTTAAACCGGGAACGTGCGAGGCGATTGGTGTTTGGGACCATCCGTTTTATCCAGATGTCGCATCAGACAAACGTGAGACGACATAAGTTGAAACGGTTACTGCTCCTGCTCATGCGCATTCTGATGTTAGCACTGCTCGGCTTTGCATTTGCGCGACCGTTCTTCGCCGAAGCACCAATCATTGCACAGAAAACAGGTGGAAAACGAAACGCAATTATTATTCTGGATACCTCCTATAGTATGCAATATGAAGAGGTATTCGAGAACGCAAAAAGGGAGGGTATCAAAATTCTTGACGGGCTTGATGCGACCGATGCCGCTTGTCTTATGCTATCCTCGGACGATGGGCGTGTCGTGGCACCACTCGGTTCAGAGTTTCCGCATATCAGGGCCGCTTTGAACGATGCAGAAGCCACTTATAAACCTACAGATTATTTAGATGCACTGCAAACCGCTGACGAAATACTTGCGTCTATTCCTATCGGTGAAAAACAGGTTTATCTGATTGCAGATATGCAAAAGCGGGGATGGGAAAACTTCATTGAAACGGACAAACTCAATCCGGATGTCCAAATCCAGTTTATTGATGTCCATCCTGAGCAACCGCACAATTTCGCGATAACAGACCTCAATGTTCCACCTGTCATACTGAAGGAACAGAAAGCGTCATATCTGGTTGCCCGCGTCCGTAATTTTAGCGACACGGCAGTTGAAAATCTACCCGTTCGCTTGTTTATAGATGGAAATATGATTCACACTGTCCAGCTTGACATTGAGCCAGATGACCTCGCCGATGCTGCCTTCAGGGTCGACTTTCAAGACGAGGCAACGCATACAGGTTGGGTTGAACTACCTGAGGATTCACTCGGGGCTGACAATAAACGCTATTTCACCTTACAAAGTCTGCGGTCAATCAAGGTTCATGCGGTGAGTGATAAACCGCGGACGCAAAGCCCTAATCAAAATCTCCATGGACAGACGATAGAAACATTTTTCATGAAAAGAGCACTTACAGCGGGTAGTGATGCAGTACCTATTGATTTTACCGAATCGAGTTCGGTGCCGGGTGCAACAACACTCAATCGTACCGATGTTCTGATACTCGCCAATGTAGCACAACTCTCCTCCAACGAAGCGCAACGTGTGGCTGCTTACGTTACTTCAGGTGGTGGATTGATTGTGACAGTGGGGGATAATATAAACGCTGATGTCTATGAACAGCGTCTTGGTGGTGAGATAGGCTTAATGCCTTGTAACTTTGTCCGGCCCGTTGGCGACGCTTTTGATCGTCAGCAGTTTCGTGTCCTTGCAACAGTGAAGTACGAACACCCGATTTTCGCTCCGTTCAAAGAACCGAACCATGGCGATTTTGGTAAAGCAAGGTTTTATAGAATTTTTCAGGCGGTACCGACCGGAACCACTGCTATCGTCATTGCTTCCTACGACGATGGCAGTCCTGCACTCTTTGAAAAACCTTATGGAAATCTGGGGCGTGTGCTCTGTTTTACCTCAACTATAGACCGAGAATGGAACGATTTACCGATTCGCGCCGTTTATCTGCCTTTTCTGCATGAATCTATCAAGTATCTTGCACTTAAAGACGCAGAAACACTGCCGGATTACCGCGTCGGAGACACTATAAAACTAAAGGTTTCAGAAACTGAGAATGAGCGTATAACAAGGAACGGAGAGATTGCTATCTTTAATCCAAACAACGTTGAGACGCGGCTCGGACAGAACAAAGATGCTACACCTACAGCAGAGAATACACCACAAAATAGTGTCTTATATACAGACACGGCAATCCCCGGTATCTATTCAGTTCATAGATCTGGCACAGAAGTTACAGACTACTTTGTCGTCAACGTTGATACCAGTGAGTCCGATCTTGCGGCGCGCGATGTTGAGGAACTCACAAGTATGCTAAAAGGCACAGCAGATGAATTAGTTGAGAATAAACCGACGGCTGAACTCGTGGCGCAGTACAATGAAGATGTAGAGAAGAATCAAAACGTATGGATCTATCTCATGTTGGCAGTCTTTGCTTTAGCGATAACGGAGATGTTTCTCGCCAACCGTTTTTAA